A genome region from Pleurocapsa minor HA4230-MV1 includes the following:
- a CDS encoding DUF433 domain-containing protein — protein MALTPIPAKSYIEQREGGYWVAGTRISLDSVVYSFLDGESPESIAQNFPLLSLEQVYGAIAFYLANREFVDAYLEAGEAEFQRLKESCKEKNSLLYQKLKVAQAQKQSSV, from the coding sequence ATGGCATTAACTCCTATACCAGCAAAGTCATATATTGAGCAACGAGAGGGAGGGTATTGGGTCGCAGGAACCCGTATTTCGTTAGATTCAGTTGTTTATTCATTCTTAGATGGAGAGTCTCCTGAAAGTATTGCCCAAAATTTTCCATTGCTTTCCCTGGAGCAAGTTTATGGTGCGATCGCGTTTTACCTTGCTAATCGAGAGTTTGTAGATGCCTATTTAGAAGCAGGAGAAGCTGAGTTTCAACGATTGAAAGAATCTTGTAAGGAGAAAAATTCTTTACTATATCAAAAATTAAAAGTGGCTCAAGCTCAAAAACAGAGTTCAGTATGA
- a CDS encoding DUF5615 family PIN-like protein, whose amino-acid sequence MRREPNLDFRSANDAGLEGVKDLEVLALAAQDGRVLVTHDRRTMPTMFGQFITSYSSSGVLILSQNLPIGEAIDAIILVWEASVAEEWINQIMTFPF is encoded by the coding sequence ATTCGTAGAGAGCCAAATCTGGACTTTCGCTCGGCTAATGACGCAGGATTAGAGGGAGTAAAAGATTTAGAAGTTTTAGCACTTGCAGCACAGGATGGCAGAGTATTGGTTACCCATGATCGCAGAACTATGCCGACCATGTTTGGTCAATTCATCACCTCTTATAGTAGTTCTGGCGTTCTAATTCTTTCTCAGAATCTGCCGATTGGTGAAGCAATTGATGCAATTATCTTAGTTTGGGAAGCATCTGTGGCTGAGGAATGGATTAATCAGATTATGACGTTTCCATTTTGA
- a CDS encoding DUF433 domain-containing protein — protein sequence MTLASNGQAIIIRTERGLTISGTRITLYDVMDYVTAQYPPKFIQGLFDLTEAQINTALAYIETNRVEVEAEYQQVLKESEELQKYYEEQNRELFARIAAQPPKPGTEVAWEKLRSAKAKRKSKV from the coding sequence ATGACTTTAGCATCAAATGGACAGGCGATAATCATTCGTACAGAACGAGGGCTGACAATCTCAGGTACACGTATTACCCTCTACGATGTCATGGATTATGTAACGGCTCAATATCCGCCCAAATTTATTCAAGGATTATTCGATCTTACAGAAGCTCAAATTAATACTGCTTTAGCTTATATTGAAACTAATCGTGTAGAGGTAGAGGCTGAGTATCAGCAAGTTCTCAAAGAATCTGAGGAACTTCAAAAATACTATGAAGAACAAAATCGCGAACTGTTTGCTCGAATTGCAGCACAACCTCCCAAACCTGGAACCGAAGTCGCTTGGGAGAAACTTCGGTCAGCTAAGGCAAAGCGCAAATCCAAAGTATGA
- a CDS encoding ACP S-malonyltransferase, whose amino-acid sequence MIFLTDHNLQGHALVFFGAIASQGWLDIVPIRFVNFAQIELPIDSDDRVVWRLAQKNQMILLTANRSMKGADSLEQVMREENTSTSLPIITIANADRLINDSQYRDRCVESLVEIVLDINNFRGAKQIFIP is encoded by the coding sequence ATGATTTTTTTGACCGACCACAATCTTCAAGGTCATGCTCTAGTTTTCTTTGGTGCTATTGCTAGCCAAGGGTGGCTTGATATTGTTCCGATTCGGTTTGTTAATTTTGCGCAAATAGAGTTACCGATTGACAGCGATGACAGGGTTGTTTGGCGATTAGCTCAAAAAAATCAAATGATTCTGCTCACAGCCAATCGCAGCATGAAAGGAGCAGATTCACTTGAACAGGTTATGCGTGAAGAAAACACCTCAACATCTTTGCCTATAATCACGATCGCTAATGCCGATCGCCTAATAAACGACTCCCAATATCGAGATCGGTGTGTAGAAAGTCTGGTTGAAATTGTACTTGATATTAATAATTTTCGAGGTGCGAAGCAAATCTTTATTCCATAA
- a CDS encoding exopolysaccharide biosynthesis protein, giving the protein MQLRFSQDIETLLKRLANQPLTIGDILAQTSERGFSVLIVLLALPFLSPVMPPGLSTISGFGCILIGLQMALGIRKLWLPRKIYLFKFPPKFSSQLLKSLKKITNLLTKFVRPRIPKITDNPYVWRLNGLCIACLAMFLSLPISFIPFTNTIPAIAILTLAVATLEADGLLLGIGYALTAINVLLFGAIGYLFWQAPHILKSLLGSIGINF; this is encoded by the coding sequence ATGCAGCTTAGATTTTCCCAGGACATTGAAACGCTTCTTAAACGTCTAGCCAATCAGCCTTTAACCATTGGCGATATTTTAGCTCAAACTTCCGAACGCGGTTTTAGTGTGCTGATTGTTTTATTAGCGCTACCGTTTTTGTCTCCTGTCATGCCACCTGGATTGTCAACTATTTCAGGATTTGGCTGCATTTTAATCGGGTTGCAAATGGCTTTGGGAATACGTAAACTTTGGTTGCCCAGAAAAATTTATCTATTTAAGTTTCCTCCTAAGTTTAGTTCGCAATTATTAAAAAGCCTCAAAAAAATTACTAATTTACTAACAAAATTTGTTCGCCCTCGCATTCCCAAAATTACTGACAATCCTTACGTTTGGAGACTTAACGGACTTTGTATTGCCTGCCTTGCTATGTTCTTATCTTTGCCTATTTCTTTTATTCCTTTTACCAATACAATTCCAGCAATAGCAATTCTAACTTTAGCCGTAGCCACTCTAGAAGCTGACGGATTACTACTAGGAATTGGTTACGCTTTGACTGCTATCAATGTCCTACTTTTCGGCGCAATCGGCTATTTATTCTGGCAAGCCCCTCATATATTAAAAAGTTTGCTTGGATCTATAGGAATTAATTTTTAA